From Senegalia massiliensis, the proteins below share one genomic window:
- a CDS encoding sensor histidine kinase, whose amino-acid sequence MLNHLRGRITILMIVASLIAVITIAIISNITLSSKFDEYLTSQKQNRVDDVVDLIKNSYRENNWDKSEIQNIKFSPVAKGFDILVKNNQGDVILSITRNNSNMHEHMMDMMGMDSDSGDNYVVKKIDLKENDKKIGEIEIGYSDSLVVGNREIEFIKEINKSILYSAIISIIVAISLGVYFSKFISKPIIDVKNTTNELSHGNLDISVESRSKIEELNQLTASINYLKESLKTENKLRKRLTSDISHELRTPLSILKSHMEAISDGIWELDKERINIFQKEIDRLILLVEQLKLLNNIREHKMKLELSKIDLNSMIEEIMDGFEISFTKKHIKLESNLKEDVYVLADNNKIKQVLINLFSNAVKFTPKNGKVNIYLDNDDKYGIFKIKNTGEGIDKKDMAHVFERLYRTDLSRNRDRGGTGLGLSIVKEIIEAHDGYVKVESEKEEWTEFIIALPK is encoded by the coding sequence ATGTTAAATCATCTAAGAGGTAGAATAACGATACTTATGATAGTAGCATCGCTTATAGCAGTTATAACAATTGCTATAATATCAAATATTACTCTTTCAAGTAAATTTGATGAATATTTAACAAGCCAAAAGCAGAATAGAGTAGATGATGTTGTAGATTTAATAAAAAATAGTTATAGGGAAAATAACTGGGATAAATCTGAAATTCAAAATATAAAATTTTCTCCAGTTGCAAAGGGATTTGATATATTAGTTAAAAATAATCAGGGGGATGTTATTTTATCCATAACAAGAAATAATTCAAATATGCATGAACATATGATGGATATGATGGGTATGGATAGTGATAGTGGAGATAACTATGTAGTAAAAAAGATAGATTTAAAAGAAAATGATAAAAAGATAGGTGAAATAGAAATAGGTTACTCAGATTCTTTAGTTGTAGGAAATAGAGAAATAGAATTTATAAAGGAAATAAATAAATCTATACTTTATTCAGCAATAATTTCGATAATTGTGGCAATTTCACTGGGAGTATATTTTTCAAAATTTATATCTAAACCTATAATTGATGTTAAAAATACAACTAATGAATTAAGTCATGGTAATTTAGATATATCTGTAGAATCTAGAAGTAAAATAGAAGAGTTAAATCAATTAACAGCTTCAATAAATTATTTAAAGGAATCCTTAAAAACTGAAAATAAGCTTAGAAAAAGACTTACATCTGATATTTCTCATGAGCTTAGAACTCCATTATCAATATTAAAAAGTCATATGGAAGCTATAAGTGATGGTATATGGGAGCTTGATAAAGAAAGAATTAATATATTTCAAAAGGAAATAGATAGACTTATATTGTTAGTAGAACAACTTAAATTATTAAATAATATAAGAGAACATAAAATGAAATTAGAATTAAGTAAAATAGATTTGAATTCTATGATAGAAGAAATAATGGATGGTTTTGAAATTAGTTTTACAAAGAAGCATATTAAATTAGAAAGTAATTTAAAAGAAGATGTTTATGTATTAGCAGATAATAATAAAATAAAACAAGTATTAATCAATTTATTTTCTAATGCTGTAAAATTCACTCCAAAAAATGGAAAAGTTAATATATATTTAGATAATGATGATAAGTATGGTATATTTAAAATTAAAAATACAGGTGAAGGAATAGATAAAAAAGATATGGCTCATGTATTTGAAAGGTTATATAGAACAGATTTATCAAGAAATAGAGATAGAGGTGGCACAGGTCTTGGTCTTTCTATAGTAAAAGAAATTATAGAAGCTCATGATGGGTATGTAAAAGTAGAAAGTGAAAAAGAGGAATGGACAGAATTTATAATTGCACTACCTAAATAA
- a CDS encoding response regulator transcription factor gives MKKNFLVVDDQKEIVEVIKAYLEKEGYNVYTAYNGKQTFNIYENENIDFLILDLMLPDIKGEEILQKIREKSQVPTIMLTAKSMEQDRINGLDIGADDYIVKPFSPKELLARIRAIFRRIEKNDVKNDILTIGDLNINFESREVTKSNDIIDLTKTEFDLLKLFVENTQKVFTRDELIVKVFGYDYEGYDRTIDAHVKNLRHKIEDKSNKYIKTVYGVGYKFLE, from the coding sequence ATGAAAAAAAACTTTTTAGTAGTAGATGATCAAAAGGAAATAGTAGAAGTTATAAAAGCCTATTTAGAAAAAGAAGGTTATAATGTATATACTGCGTATAATGGAAAACAAACATTTAATATATATGAAAATGAAAATATAGATTTTTTAATTTTAGATTTAATGTTACCAGATATAAAAGGTGAAGAAATATTACAAAAAATCAGAGAAAAGTCACAAGTTCCTACAATAATGCTTACAGCAAAATCTATGGAGCAAGATAGAATAAATGGCCTAGATATAGGTGCAGATGATTATATAGTAAAGCCATTTAGTCCAAAGGAACTTTTAGCTAGAATAAGAGCAATATTTAGGAGAATAGAAAAAAATGATGTAAAAAATGATATTTTAACTATTGGGGACTTAAATATTAATTTTGAGAGTCGAGAAGTTACTAAGTCAAATGATATTATAGATTTAACCAAAACTGAGTTTGATTTACTTAAATTGTTTGTGGAAAACACACAAAAAGTATTTACAAGAGATGAATTAATCGTAAAAGTATTTGGTTATGATTATGAAGGCTATGATAGAACAATAGATGCACACGTTAAAAATCTAAGACACAAAATAGAAGATAAAAGCAATAAATATATAAAAACAGTATATGGGGTTGGATATAAATTTTTGGAGTGA
- a CDS encoding YitT family protein, translating into MKFNIKKFILINTGILIMAIGLYFFLIPANLAVGGVTGLAMVINKVFPIIPIGIVMTLANIILFTLGFLIIGKEFGGYTIYSSFLLSGAIYILEIIIPINGAIIDDLLINLIYGIIIQGIGMGIIFYQNSSTGGTDVVAKIINKFLHLDIGKALLLADFVITIFAGLTFGPKLGLYALLGVIANAYVIDNVIAGFNKKMNIMIISNKNKEINKYIIENIKRGTTLYSADGGYSRRNKIIINTVVNRKEYIKIKGYVKDIDPDAFITVGFVHEVLGEGFNFND; encoded by the coding sequence ATGAAATTTAATATAAAAAAATTTATTTTAATTAATACTGGTATTTTGATTATGGCAATTGGTTTGTACTTTTTTCTAATTCCAGCTAATCTTGCTGTAGGTGGAGTTACCGGTCTTGCTATGGTAATAAACAAAGTATTTCCAATCATTCCCATAGGGATTGTTATGACATTAGCGAATATAATTTTATTTACCCTTGGTTTTCTAATCATAGGAAAAGAATTTGGAGGTTATACGATATATTCTAGTTTTTTATTATCTGGAGCAATATATATATTAGAGATAATTATACCTATAAATGGAGCTATAATTGATGATTTATTAATTAATCTTATTTATGGTATTATTATCCAAGGAATTGGTATGGGGATAATATTTTATCAGAACTCATCTACAGGAGGAACTGATGTGGTAGCTAAAATAATAAACAAATTTTTACATTTAGACATAGGGAAGGCATTACTTTTAGCTGACTTTGTTATAACAATATTTGCTGGATTAACTTTTGGACCTAAGCTAGGCTTATATGCATTGTTAGGAGTTATAGCAAATGCTTACGTTATAGATAATGTAATAGCCGGATTTAATAAGAAAATGAATATAATGATAATTAGCAATAAAAATAAAGAAATAAATAAATATATTATTGAGAATATTAAAAGAGGTACAACATTATACTCAGCAGATGGAGGATATTCAAGAAGAAATAAAATAATAATAAATACTGTTGTAAATAGAAAGGAATATATAAAAATAAAAGGTTATGTTAAAGACATAGATCCAGATGCTTTTATTACAGTAGGTTTTGTTCATGAAGTTTTAGGAGAAGGATTTAATTTTAATGATTAG
- a CDS encoding anaerobic ribonucleoside-triphosphate reductase activating protein, whose protein sequence is MDICEMEKSSFIDYPNKISTVLFIKGCNFRCPYCHNSHILNSKESIDETYILTFLENRKKYIEAVTITGGEPTLYNELYTLISKIKNKNFYVKLDTNGTNPDMLNRLVQDNLIDYIAMDIKTSFSEYNKVTNSLVDINKIKKSIKVIKNSNIDYEFRTTVCKELISEYNILDIAKHLNGSQKYILQNFRDGDTILGGINKYHSYKLEKLQEIKCIIENSFDVCIIR, encoded by the coding sequence ATGGATATATGTGAAATGGAAAAAAGTTCATTTATTGATTATCCTAATAAGATATCTACAGTTTTATTTATAAAAGGTTGTAATTTTAGATGTCCATATTGTCATAATTCACATATTTTAAATAGTAAGGAAAGTATTGATGAAACATATATACTAACTTTTTTAGAAAACAGGAAAAAATATATAGAAGCAGTTACTATAACAGGTGGAGAGCCTACATTATATAATGAGTTGTATACATTAATTAGTAAAATTAAAAATAAAAATTTTTATGTTAAGTTAGATACAAATGGAACAAATCCGGATATGCTTAACAGATTAGTTCAAGATAATCTTATAGATTATATAGCTATGGATATTAAGACTTCATTTAGTGAATATAATAAAGTTACTAATTCTTTAGTTGATATAAATAAAATAAAAAAAAGTATAAAGGTAATAAAAAACTCAAATATAGATTATGAATTTAGAACTACTGTATGTAAAGAGTTGATAAGTGAATATAACATATTGGATATAGCTAAACATTTAAATGGCTCTCAAAAATATATTTTACAAAACTTTAGAGATGGAGATACAATTTTAGGTGGAATAAATAAATATCATTCTTATAAACTAGAGAAACTACAAGAAATTAAATGTATTATAGAAAATTCATTTGATGTTTGTATAATACGTTAG
- a CDS encoding ribonucleoside triphosphate reductase: protein MISRVQKRNGDIVDFTLEKIEDAIFKAAKSVGGNDKKETKRLSNMVEKILNEAYGVGIPNVEAIQDIVEKVLIEEGHAKTAKAYILYRNKHEELREVKNLFMDAEKMIDEYVSFEDWRINENANMGFSLQGLNNHIVESITKKYWLNKIYTKKMRDSHINGDLHIHDLGLLAPYCCGWDLEALLRKGFRGAKEKIESKPPKHLQTFLGQIVNWLYTLQGEAAGAQAISSLDTYAAPFIYYDNLSYYQVKKLMRGFVFNLNVPTRVGFQTPFTNITLDITPHPMLKNTQVIIGGKLKDKTYGEFQKEMDIFNKAYCEVMMEGDGAERSFSFPIPTINITSDFPWNSEVSNSIMEMTRKFGTPYFANFVNSDMNPEDVRSMCCRLRLDNRELRKRGGGLFGANPMTGSINVVTLNMPRIGYKSKTREEFKKKVRELMETAKEICEAKRIVLEKYMDVGLYPYSRYYLQGIKDGEGEYFKNHFSTIGLNGMNEACMNLLGKDITSKEGMEFSVEIMDFMNRVIQIFQEETGSLWNLEASPAEGAAYRFARMDKRMFPNIITQGEEEPYYTNSTQLPVGHTKDIFEALELQEDLQTKYTGGTVLHGFIGEEIDNIETVKQLLKRGFANSRIPYLTITPTYSICEKHGYIKGEQFKCPQCGEDTEVWTRVVGFHRPVQSWNKGKKQEYNDRLEFDTQHSLENERVI from the coding sequence TTGATTTCAAGGGTACAGAAAAGAAATGGAGATATAGTTGATTTTACTTTAGAAAAGATTGAAGATGCAATATTTAAAGCGGCAAAGTCAGTTGGTGGAAATGATAAGAAAGAAACAAAAAGGCTATCTAATATGGTAGAAAAAATCTTAAATGAAGCTTATGGAGTAGGCATACCAAATGTAGAAGCTATACAAGATATAGTGGAGAAAGTACTTATAGAAGAAGGACATGCAAAAACTGCAAAAGCATATATATTATATAGAAATAAACATGAAGAATTAAGAGAAGTAAAAAATCTTTTTATGGATGCAGAAAAAATGATTGATGAGTATGTTTCATTTGAAGATTGGAGAATAAATGAAAATGCAAATATGGGATTTAGTCTTCAGGGACTTAATAATCATATAGTTGAATCAATAACAAAGAAATATTGGTTAAATAAAATTTATACAAAAAAAATGAGAGATTCTCATATAAATGGAGACTTACATATTCATGACTTAGGATTATTGGCACCTTATTGCTGTGGATGGGATTTGGAGGCACTATTAAGAAAAGGATTTAGAGGAGCAAAGGAAAAAATTGAATCTAAACCACCTAAACATTTACAAACATTCTTAGGACAAATAGTAAACTGGTTATATACATTACAAGGAGAAGCAGCAGGAGCTCAAGCAATTAGTTCTTTAGATACTTATGCTGCACCATTTATATATTATGATAATTTAAGCTATTACCAAGTTAAGAAATTAATGAGAGGATTTGTATTTAATCTTAATGTACCAACAAGAGTTGGTTTTCAAACTCCATTTACAAATATAACACTAGATATAACTCCTCATCCTATGCTTAAAAATACACAAGTAATAATAGGTGGAAAATTAAAGGATAAAACATACGGAGAATTTCAAAAGGAAATGGATATATTTAACAAAGCGTATTGTGAGGTAATGATGGAGGGAGATGGAGCAGAAAGAAGCTTTAGTTTTCCGATTCCTACAATAAATATTACTAGTGATTTTCCATGGAACTCCGAAGTATCAAATAGTATAATGGAAATGACAAGAAAGTTTGGTACACCTTACTTTGCTAACTTTGTAAATAGCGATATGAATCCAGAAGATGTTAGGAGCATGTGCTGTCGTTTGAGGTTAGATAATAGAGAGCTTAGGAAAAGAGGTGGAGGTTTATTTGGAGCAAATCCAATGACAGGATCTATTAATGTTGTAACATTAAACATGCCAAGAATTGGATATAAGTCAAAAACAAGAGAGGAATTTAAAAAGAAAGTTAGAGAATTGATGGAGACAGCGAAGGAAATTTGTGAAGCTAAGAGAATAGTTCTTGAAAAATATATGGATGTAGGACTATATCCATATTCTAGATACTATTTACAAGGAATTAAAGATGGAGAAGGAGAGTATTTTAAGAATCATTTTAGTACTATTGGATTAAATGGAATGAATGAAGCTTGTATGAATTTATTAGGTAAGGATATCACTTCTAAAGAAGGTATGGAATTTTCTGTTGAAATAATGGATTTTATGAATAGAGTTATACAAATATTCCAGGAAGAAACAGGCAGTCTATGGAATTTAGAAGCATCTCCAGCAGAAGGTGCTGCTTATAGATTTGCAAGGATGGATAAAAGGATGTTTCCAAATATAATTACTCAAGGAGAAGAAGAGCCATATTATACTAACTCCACTCAATTACCAGTGGGTCATACAAAAGACATATTTGAAGCATTAGAACTCCAAGAAGATTTACAAACTAAATATACTGGTGGTACGGTACTACATGGATTTATAGGAGAAGAAATAGATAATATAGAAACTGTTAAACAGCTATTAAAGAGAGGATTTGCTAATAGCAGAATACCATATCTAACAATTACCCCTACATATAGTATTTGTGAAAAACATGGGTATATAAAAGGTGAACAATTCAAATGTCCTCAATGTGGTGAAGATACTGAAGTTTGGACTAGAGTAGTAGGCTTTCATCGTCCAGTTCAATCATGGAATAAAGGTAAGAAGCAAGAATATAATGATAGGCTAGAGTTTGATACTCAACATAGCCTAGAAAATGAAAGGGTAATATAG
- a CDS encoding polyprenyl synthetase family protein, with product MNMFWDDYPQIKNELQDVNKIMIENVKTTEKYIEEPLTDLILSGGKMLRPAFLLLSSKFGNYNDKKHKNLAAVIEMLHMATLIHDDIIDESKLRRGNVTIQSKYGKDQAVYMGDYLFSKCFLMLSEDYSMENIKKISQSILKICIGEIRQHHFRFNKNVSLKRYLKIISGKTAALFAMSFTIGAKEADCDEKLSKKLGRIGYNIGMAFQIIDDILDYTANENIMGKSIKNDLKQGFFTLPLIYAILEGNNNLEDIIKKDSIDNQDVIEIINIVKNSDGIEKSKRLAIKYTNRAFKNIELLPESENKKIIYEITEKLLKRKY from the coding sequence ATGAATATGTTTTGGGATGATTATCCTCAAATTAAAAATGAATTACAAGATGTAAATAAAATAATGATAGAAAATGTAAAAACAACAGAGAAATATATAGAAGAACCTTTGACTGATTTGATTCTTTCAGGTGGAAAAATGCTTAGACCTGCATTTTTATTGTTATCATCCAAATTTGGTAATTATAATGATAAAAAGCATAAAAACTTAGCAGCAGTAATAGAAATGCTCCATATGGCTACTCTTATTCATGATGATATAATAGATGAATCAAAATTAAGAAGAGGAAATGTAACAATACAATCAAAATATGGTAAGGATCAGGCAGTATATATGGGAGATTATCTTTTTTCAAAATGTTTTCTTATGTTAAGTGAAGATTATTCTATGGAAAATATAAAAAAGATATCTCAATCTATATTAAAGATTTGTATTGGAGAAATAAGACAACATCATTTTAGATTTAATAAAAATGTATCATTGAAAAGATATTTGAAAATAATTTCAGGTAAAACTGCAGCTCTTTTTGCAATGAGCTTTACAATAGGTGCAAAAGAAGCTGATTGTGATGAAAAGTTGTCAAAGAAATTAGGACGAATTGGGTATAATATAGGTATGGCTTTTCAAATAATAGATGATATATTGGATTATACAGCAAATGAAAATATAATGGGAAAGAGTATAAAAAATGATCTTAAACAAGGATTTTTTACTTTACCTTTAATATATGCTATTTTAGAAGGAAATAATAATTTAGAAGATATAATAAAAAAAGATAGTATTGATAACCAAGATGTAATAGAAATTATAAATATTGTTAAAAATTCAGATGGAATAGAAAAATCAAAGAGACTAGCTATAAAATATACAAATAGAGCATTTAAAAATATAGAATTACTTCCAGAAAGTGAAAATAAAAAAATTATATATGAAATAACAGAAAAATTATTGAAGAGAAAATACTAA
- a CDS encoding Gx transporter family protein: MNKTRKIVVISLLVAQALVLHLVERLIPFNFGVPGAKLGLANIITLVSLYLFGFKETLTVVILRVILASLLGGNVSGFLFSISGGILSFLIMYILKVIGREKISVIGISIVGAVFHNIGQILMAALIIENLNIFIYLPLLLLSSVITGLFVGITVKYILKFLKDTGLFFKT, translated from the coding sequence ATGAATAAAACAAGGAAAATAGTAGTGATATCATTATTAGTAGCTCAAGCATTAGTACTTCATTTGGTAGAAAGATTGATACCATTCAATTTTGGAGTTCCAGGTGCTAAATTAGGACTTGCTAATATTATTACTCTTGTGTCTTTATATTTATTTGGTTTTAAAGAAACACTTACTGTAGTAATTTTAAGAGTAATACTTGCTAGTCTACTGGGAGGAAATGTATCAGGATTTCTATTTAGTATTTCTGGTGGAATATTAAGCTTTTTAATAATGTATATATTAAAAGTAATAGGACGAGAAAAAATAAGTGTAATTGGTATTAGTATTGTAGGAGCTGTATTTCATAATATAGGTCAAATTTTAATGGCGGCATTAATAATAGAAAATTTAAATATATTTATATATCTACCTCTATTATTATTATCTTCAGTTATTACAGGGTTATTTGTAGGTATTACAGTAAAATATATATTGAAATTTTTAAAAGATACTGGTTTATTTTTTAAGACTTAA
- a CDS encoding NusG domain II-containing protein translates to MKKFDKIIIISVLLISLLGFLYLNYIKDDNFNSKKAQISIDGQVYKTVELTETTDETINLDTEFGKNTIKLSDNKANIIDANCPDKVCVEDGSIDEPGEILVCLPNKVVVEIIGEKEDGLDDTSY, encoded by the coding sequence ATGAAAAAATTTGATAAGATAATTATCATTTCTGTACTTTTAATTTCATTATTAGGGTTTTTATATTTAAATTATATAAAAGACGATAATTTTAATAGTAAGAAAGCTCAAATTTCAATAGATGGACAAGTTTATAAAACTGTTGAATTAACAGAAACAACAGATGAAACAATAAATTTAGACACTGAGTTTGGGAAGAATACTATAAAATTATCTGATAATAAAGCAAATATTATAGATGCAAATTGTCCTGACAAGGTTTGTGTAGAGGATGGATCCATAGATGAACCTGGTGAGATTTTAGTATGCCTTCCAAATAAAGTTGTAGTAGAAATTATAGGAGAAAAAGAGGATGGATTAGATGATACCTCTTATTAG
- a CDS encoding FAD-dependent oxidoreductase, with amino-acid sequence MSKKRIVILGAGYGGVHSAKLLHKKFKKNDEVEITLIDKNSYHTLLTDLHEVAGSRIEKHGVQINLEKIFGKKKVNVVTDKIDNIDFESQKLISKTKEYEYDYLVLGSGSEPAFFGVDGAKEHSFTIWSYDDAVKIKEHVYKMFELASTETDEEKRRKMLTFVIAGAGFTGVETIGEIAEWKKKLSRKFNINEKEVSLKLVEGLPKILPILNDKLIAKAERRLNKLGVEILTQSMITKVTPDSVTLKDGQEFKTHTLIWTAGVQGSSFAANLGLTLGKRGRIQTNEYMQSVDHKNIYVIGDNSYFEEESGPTPQIVETALQTAETAVENIESDINNKDLKGFKSNYHGFMVSIGSRYAVAHLGNMELSGFFAMFMKHMVNVHYLFGVGGFNVVWSYIMHQFFTIKENRSILGGHFSYRSPNFWLVPLRVFVGYKWLREGLNKIPQVLEDPTDIFLIPQSPLSVEGTTGASETTAAAGEQAAEWGDALPVPDFISDIMDWFMNIFFYTDDGDFTILASVFQTGMVIAEIIVGGLLILGLFTAIASIVSVVMGIMIWTSGMAPYEMLWYLAAGIALIGGAGRVFGLDYYVMPILKKWWMKTPFARKSYLYID; translated from the coding sequence ATGAGTAAGAAAAGAATAGTGATTTTGGGCGCTGGATATGGGGGCGTTCATTCAGCTAAATTACTTCATAAAAAATTTAAGAAAAACGACGAAGTAGAAATTACTTTAATTGACAAAAATTCATATCATACTCTTCTAACTGATTTGCATGAAGTTGCAGGTAGTAGAATTGAGAAACATGGGGTTCAGATTAACTTAGAGAAAATATTCGGTAAAAAGAAAGTAAATGTTGTTACTGATAAAATTGATAATATTGACTTTGAATCTCAAAAGCTTATATCTAAGACAAAAGAATATGAATATGATTATTTAGTATTAGGCTCTGGATCTGAACCAGCATTTTTTGGAGTAGATGGAGCAAAAGAGCACAGTTTTACAATATGGTCATATGATGACGCTGTAAAAATAAAAGAACATGTTTATAAAATGTTTGAACTTGCAAGCACTGAAACAGATGAAGAGAAAAGGCGTAAAATGTTAACTTTTGTAATAGCAGGAGCAGGGTTTACAGGAGTTGAAACAATAGGTGAAATTGCAGAATGGAAGAAAAAATTATCAAGAAAGTTTAACATAAATGAAAAAGAAGTTTCTCTTAAATTAGTAGAAGGGCTTCCAAAAATATTACCTATATTAAATGATAAGTTAATAGCAAAAGCAGAAAGAAGACTTAATAAATTAGGAGTAGAAATATTAACTCAATCAATGATAACTAAAGTTACTCCTGATAGTGTAACTTTAAAAGATGGTCAAGAGTTCAAAACACACACTCTTATTTGGACAGCTGGAGTACAAGGAAGTAGCTTTGCAGCCAATTTAGGTCTTACTTTAGGAAAAAGAGGTCGTATTCAAACAAATGAATATATGCAGTCTGTAGATCATAAAAATATATATGTTATAGGTGATAATTCATATTTTGAAGAAGAATCAGGACCTACACCTCAAATAGTTGAAACAGCACTTCAAACAGCAGAAACAGCAGTAGAAAATATTGAATCTGATATTAATAATAAGGATTTAAAAGGATTTAAATCTAATTATCATGGATTTATGGTTTCAATAGGGTCAAGATATGCAGTAGCTCATTTAGGAAATATGGAGTTATCAGGTTTCTTTGCAATGTTTATGAAGCATATGGTAAATGTTCATTATTTATTTGGAGTAGGTGGCTTTAATGTAGTATGGTCTTATATAATGCATCAATTCTTTACTATAAAAGAGAATAGATCAATATTAGGAGGACATTTCTCATATAGAAGTCCTAATTTCTGGTTAGTACCTTTAAGAGTATTTGTAGGATATAAATGGTTAAGAGAAGGATTAAATAAGATACCTCAAGTATTAGAAGATCCAACTGATATATTCTTAATTCCACAATCTCCTTTATCTGTAGAAGGGACTACAGGTGCAAGTGAAACAACTGCAGCAGCTGGAGAACAAGCAGCAGAGTGGGGAGACGCTTTACCAGTACCAGATTTTATAAGTGATATTATGGATTGGTTTATGAATATATTTTTCTATACTGATGATGGTGATTTCACAATACTTGCTAGTGTATTCCAAACAGGAATGGTAATAGCTGAAATTATAGTAGGTGGACTATTAATTCTTGGGTTATTTACAGCGATAGCTTCTATAGTATCTGTAGTAATGGGTATAATGATTTGGACATCAGGTATGGCACCTTATGAAATGCTTTGGTATTTAGCAGCAGGGATAGCTTTAATAGGTGGTGCAGGAAGAGTATTTGGATTAGATTATTATGTAATGCCAATACTAAAGAAATGGTGGATGAAAACTCCATTTGCAAGGAAATCATATTTATATATAGATTAG
- a CDS encoding FAD:protein FMN transferase codes for MNFKKYFILLILFVLLFFTGCNSNEISTNEKVEPKSENAFYLGTVVDITIYDNAPDNIFETLFSKIEDIENKMSLNIDSSEVNKINENAGKNFVKVSEDTYNVIEKGRYYSDITKGNFDITIGPLVNLWQIGTENAKVPSETEIKDKLPLIDYENVILDENEKKVKLNKANMKLDLGGIAKGYAADELANILKDNNVNHAIINLGGNVLALGDKPDGSSWKIGVQNPFEPRGKHIAIANVKDKTVVSSGVYERNFTEDGKFYHHILNPFTGYPVENKLQSITIISDTSFDADGLSTGIFALGLEKGLEFVEKTEGVDALFITNEKKVYITSNIKKNIEMTNEEFKLMN; via the coding sequence ATGAACTTTAAAAAATATTTTATATTATTAATATTATTTGTTTTATTATTCTTTACAGGGTGTAATTCAAATGAAATTTCAACTAATGAAAAAGTCGAACCTAAAAGTGAAAATGCTTTTTATCTTGGAACAGTTGTAGATATTACCATATATGATAACGCTCCTGATAATATATTTGAAACTCTTTTTTCAAAAATAGAAGATATTGAAAATAAAATGAGCTTAAATATAGATTCATCTGAAGTAAACAAAATAAATGAAAATGCAGGAAAGAACTTTGTTAAAGTGTCAGAAGATACGTATAATGTAATAGAAAAAGGAAGATATTATTCTGATATAACAAAAGGTAATTTCGATATTACAATTGGTCCTCTTGTGAATCTTTGGCAAATAGGAACTGAGAATGCAAAAGTGCCAAGTGAGACTGAAATAAAAGATAAACTTCCTCTAATAGATTATGAAAATGTAATATTAGATGAAAATGAAAAAAAAGTAAAATTAAATAAAGCAAATATGAAATTAGATTTAGGTGGCATAGCAAAGGGCTATGCAGCTGATGAATTAGCAAATATTTTAAAAGATAATAATGTAAACCATGCAATTATAAATTTAGGCGGTAATGTATTAGCATTAGGTGATAAACCTGACGGTTCATCTTGGAAAATAGGTGTACAGAATCCTTTTGAACCACGTGGAAAGCATATAGCTATAGCTAATGTAAAAGACAAAACTGTAGTATCATCAGGTGTATATGAAAGAAATTTCACTGAAGACGGAAAATTTTATCATCACATATTAAACCCTTTTACAGGTTATCCAGTAGAAAACAAATTACAAAGTATCACAATAATTTCAGATACCTCTTTTGATGCAGATGGACTCTCTACAGGTATATTTGCTCTTGGCCTAGAAAAAGGACTAGAATTTGTTGAAAAAACAGAAGGAGTAGATGCTCTTTTCATAACTAATGAAAAAAAAGTATATATTACTTCTAATATAAAGAAAAATATAGAAATGACAAATGAAGAATTTAAATTAATGAATTAA